In Planctomycetota bacterium, the genomic stretch GGATTTCTGGACGATCACCGCCGCCGCCCGCTGAAGGGCGTTGATCTCGCGATGGGCCGTGGGCGGCAGATCCAGGATGAAGATGTCGCGATCGGCTTCCGCCGCGGCCCGCACTTCCGCCAGGACCGCCGCCCCTTCGGGGTCGTCCGTGGCGCCGCCGCCCGCCAGAACGAGCGTGCAGTCCACGTGACGGCGCAGAAGCTTGAAGGCCTTGATGACCCCGACCGGGTCCTTGAAGCGGTCGAACCGCGACACCTGCAGCACCATGGGGCGGTCGGGCGGAATCCCCAGACGCTCGACGGTCGAACGCACCTCCGACTCCGAAAGCTCGATGTTCTTCTCGGAAAGGGGATCGATCGATGGATACTCGACGATCTGGGGAATCGACAGCCGGCGGGCGAACTTGGGAAGGGTGAAGATCGCCGCGTCGTACCGGACGACGTACGAGCGCAGGAACTCCCAGAATTCGCGGTCCGGGTGCGAAAGGTCGATATGGCATCTCCAGATCCAGGAGGCCCCGGAACGGCGCTTCTCGACGAGCGCGGCCGGCTGGGGATCGTGAATCACCACGGCCTCCGCCCCGAGATCCATGCGCTCCGCGTTGGCGCGCACGCAGTCGAGGTAAATCTGCCGCATCTGGGGCGTCAGCAGAATCCCGCGGCCCTGAAGCGCGTTGTGGAAGGCCTTCGTCACCGCGAAGAATTCCTCGGTGCCCGCGATGACGTCCCAGCGAGGACGCAGCCCCACGTCCTCCTGAAGCGGGATCAGGCGATGCAAAATCTCCGCCACGCCCCCGCCCAGCCGCGTGGAATTGACGTGCAGAACCTCCAAGCCCCGCAGGGGCTCCGCCAGCCGATGAAGAAGATCCACCGTGCCCGGAAGGGTCACCTCCCGATAGCGCTCCAGGAGGGTCCCCATCAGGCCCCTCCCCCCGAAGCGTCCAGAACGCGCAGGAGGTCGCGGCGCAGATGCTCCAGATGGAGGCGGTACGGATTGACCCTGGCCAGCGCCGCCGCCAGCGGCGCATCCCCGAGCTCCTCGGCCACCCACGCCACCAGCGTTCCATGCCGCCGCCCCTGGCGGAACGCGTCTTCGAAGAAGTGGTAATAGAGCGCCTCGGGCGGCGCCCGGCGCAGGCCTTCCCGCAGATCCTCTCGGGTGCGGATTTCCATGCCCGCGGGCACCGCCACGACGTGCCCGCGGATGAAGTCGAAGGGATCCCCGAACAGCGCCCGCGGCGCGAACCCCAGCTCCTCGATGTGGTCCTCGATCTGGGTGACCAACTGCCGGCGCAGCGCTTCCACGTCCGGCAGCGTGAAGGGATCCAGAACCGCCAGACGCTCGCTCAGCACCCGGTCGCGGACCTGCTCGGCCACCCAGGTGGCGAAGTCGTTGGGATACCGGTCGTGGCGGTACTTGCCGCGCAGGTAGTAGCTGTGGGTGTGGTAGTAGATCGAGGCGGCGTCCACCTCCTCGAGGTGGTCGAGCAGCTCCTGCTCGCCCCGGGCGCGGCGATTGAGGATCTCCCGAACCTCGGCGCAGGTCATCAGGACGTAGGGCTTGGGGGGCATGCGCGCCGGCGCGGCCTTCGAAGCCGCCCCTGCGAGCGTTGTACCGGACCGCTCGGGGTCCCGTCAAGACCGATCGCCGCGCGTCACGAGCACCGGAACGGGGGCGGACTGCACGAGCCGGCTGGTCTTGGAGCCCAGAAGCGCATGGCGGAGCGCCCCGTGCCCGCGGACGCAGAGCGCCACCAGGTCCGCGCCGCGGCGCCGGACGGCGCGCAGAAACTCCTCCGGAAACGGTCCGCGGACGAAGAGCGCCTCGGCGCCGCGAACGCCCGCGCGCTCCAGGCGCTGGGCCAGCCGTC encodes the following:
- a CDS encoding glycosyltransferase yields the protein MGTLLERYREVTLPGTVDLLHRLAEPLRGLEVLHVNSTRLGGGVAEILHRLIPLQEDVGLRPRWDVIAGTEEFFAVTKAFHNALQGRGILLTPQMRQIYLDCVRANAERMDLGAEAVVIHDPQPAALVEKRRSGASWIWRCHIDLSHPDREFWEFLRSYVVRYDAAIFTLPKFARRLSIPQIVEYPSIDPLSEKNIELSESEVRSTVERLGIPPDRPMVLQVSRFDRFKDPVGVIKAFKLLRRHVDCTLVLAGGGATDDPEGAAVLAEVRAAAEADRDIFILDLPPTAHREINALQRAAAVIVQKSTREGFGLTVTEAMWKGKPVVGGLAGGIPTQVLHEVTGYLVSTVEGAAFRIYTLLENPDLAARMGEEGREHVRRNFLITQNLRDALVLLTWLRERGR
- a CDS encoding DUF5752 family protein, which translates into the protein MPPKPYVLMTCAEVREILNRRARGEQELLDHLEEVDAASIYYHTHSYYLRGKYRHDRYPNDFATWVAEQVRDRVLSERLAVLDPFTLPDVEALRRQLVTQIEDHIEELGFAPRALFGDPFDFIRGHVVAVPAGMEIRTREDLREGLRRAPPEALYYHFFEDAFRQGRRHGTLVAWVAEELGDAPLAAALARVNPYRLHLEHLRRDLLRVLDASGGGA